A segment of the Microbacterium luteolum genome:
GTTGACCCGCGGGTCGTCGTCCGCGATGCCGAAGTGGTCGAGCAGCGAGATCACCTGGATGGCGAACGCTTCGTTCAGCTCGAACAGTCCGATGTCGGAGATCTGCAGGCCGGCCTTCTTCAAGGCCTTCTCCGTGGAGGGGATCGGCCCGATGCCCATGATCTCGGGCTGCACGCCGGCGAACGCGAACGAGACCATCCGCATCTTCGGGGCGAGACCGAACTCCTTGACCGCACCGCCGCCGGCGAGCAGCGACATGGTCGCGCCGTCGGTGAGCGGCGAGGAGGTACCTGCCGTGACGCGTCCGTGCGGACGGAACGGCGTCTTGAGCGCGGCGAGGTCCTCCATCGTGGTCTGCGGGCGACGACCTTCATCCTCGGTCGCGAGCCCCCAGGCGCCGTCAGCGCCCTTCGTGGCGACGGAGACCAGGTCGGGCTGGATCTTTCCCGCGTCGTACGCGGCCTGCACCTTGTGCTGGCTGAGCATGCCGAAGCGGTCGGAGCGCTCCTTGGTGAGATGCGGGAAGCGGTCGAAGATCCGCTCTGCCGTGACGCCCATGTTGAGGGCACCGGGTTCGACCATCTTCTCGGCGACGAACCGCGGGTTCGGGTCGGCGTTGCCGCCGATCGGGTGATGTCCCATGTGCTCGACGCCGCCCGCGAGGGCGAAGTCGTACATGCCGACGCCGATGGATGCGCCCATGGTGGTGACGCTGGTCATCGCACCGGCGCACATGCGCTCGACGGCGAGGCCGGGGACCGTCTGCGGGAGGCCCGCGAGGATCGCCACGGATCGCCCGAGGGTGAGGCCCTGGTCGCCGGTCTGGCTCGTCGCGGCGATCGCGACGTCATCGATGCGGTCGGCCGGGACGGCCGCGTTGCGCTCCATGAGGCCGATGGTCGCCTTGACGGCGAGGTCATCAGCGCGGGTGTTCCAGTACATGCCCTTTTCGCCGGCGCGCCCGAACGGGGTGCGCACTCCATCGACGAAGAAGACGTCCGAGATCTCGGCCACTCTGCCTCCAAGTTTGTGCGGTCGCCTCAGTCTAGGAAGGCGCCGAAACCGGGAAGAATCGGTTGGATCGAACCTACGAAGCGGGTGCGGGCGTGGTGTCAGGCGATTGCGTCGCCTCTACAAAGGCAGCCGCGATCTTCTGTGCGGTCTGTGCAATCTGCCACGGACGTGCGCCGAGCGCCGAGAGGGCGGCTCCGATGTCCTCCGCGGTCTCACCGGGCGCGTCCCAGGCCACGCGTCGCAGGAACTCCGGGGTCAGCAGGTTCTCGGTCGGCATCCCCAGTTCCTCGGCGACCGCCTCGACGACAGGGCGGGCGGCCTTCAGACGCGCGTCTGCTTCGGGGTTGCGATCCGACCAGGCACGCGGCGGCGGGAGGGTGTCGCTCGGAACCCGTTCGCGGGGGAGCTCCTCCGTGGCGCGGCCGTCCACGATGGCCTGCCACCAGCGGTCCAGCTGCGTGCGGCTCGCACGACCCTGGAACTCCTTGACACCGGCCAGAGCCTGCTTCGACTGCGGGTTCGCCATCACGGCGGCGACGAGCGAGCGATCCGGAACCAGCCGGCCCGGGGAGACGTCCTGTTCCTGCGCGAACGTCTCGCGGGCCTGCCACAGGGACCGGGCGACCGCGAGATTGCGTGCGCCGCGCACCTGGTGCAGACCGCTCAGACGGCGCCAGGGGTCCTCGCGCGGGGGCTTGGGCAGGCGGGTCAGCGTCGCGGCGAACTCCTCGGCGGCGAACTCCGTCTTCTCCTGCTCCTCGAGCTCGGCGACGAGCGCGTCGCGGACGTCGATCAGGTGCAGCACGTCGAGCGCCGCGTAGTCGAGCCACGAGTCCGGGAGCGGACGGGTCGACCAGTCCGAGGCGGAGTGCTCCTTCTTGAGCGTGATCCCGAGGGTGTCCTCGACGACGGCGGCGAGGCCCACGCGTTCGTGCCCGAGCAGGCGCGACGCGAGCTCGGTGTCGAAGATCGACGGCGGCTCGAGGTGGAGCTCGCGGAGGGAGGGGAGGTCCTGGCTCGCGGCGTGGAAGACCCACTCCGTCTCGCCGATCGCCTCCTGGAGCGGGGAGAAGTCGCCGAGCTCCGGGGGATCGAACAGGAAGACGCCCGCGTCCCGCCGGAACACCTGGACCAGGTAGGCGCGCTGCGAGTAGCGGAAGCCGGACGCCCGCTCGACGTCGACGGCGACCGGTCCGGTGCCGGCCGCGAGTGCGGCGCACGCCGCGCGGAACTCGTCGACATCCGAGATCACGGAGTATTCAGTCACGTGCTGCCTTTCGAGCGCCGATCACGGCGATGCCCTCGGAGCCCGGCGGAAGTCCCGCCAGCATTCCGACCAGCTCGGCCCATGCTTCGACGTGAGGTCGGAACGGGCCATCCGGAGTCCAGGACGCCCGCAATTCTATCTGTGCGCCGTCGCCTTCGACGGCGAGGCCGCCGAATCCCTTGGACAGCGTCTTCGTAGAAGTGCCCGATGCCGAGTGGTAGATCGCCTCGCGGGAGTCGAGCGCATCGACCAGCCAGGACCACGTCACGTCCGCCAGCAGGGGGTCCGTGCCGATCTCGCTCTCGAGCGGCGCCTGCGCGAAGATCACGATGCGCCACGCCCCGCCCCAGGCTCCTGGCTCGTCCGGATCGTGCAGCAGCACGAACCGGCCGGTGCCGTAGATCGACTCTCCGTCGCCCTCCGGACGCACGTCGGCGGCGAGAGCGACGGCGAAGGGCGCCAGGCCCTGGGGCGTGGAGATCTCGCGCACCGTGATGTCGTCGCGGAACGCGGTCTCGCGCAGTTCGGCCATCGCGCTGTCGAAAGGGGTCCCGGCATCGGGGTGTGCGGTCACGGCAACAGGCTAGAGTCAGGAGGCGATGAAGAGTCTCAGGCACGCCGTTGCACTCCTTGTCCCCGCAGTGCTCGCGCTCGGGGCCGCGCTGTCGTTCCTCGTTTTCGGAGTGGCCCGACGCGTGGTCACCCCGATGCGGAGACCGGTCGACACGCAGATCCTCGCCGTCGACACCGGCGCGCAGACGATCGAACTCGAGCGCACGGCCGACACCGAGCTCCCGGGTCGCTACGGGCTGTTCACCACGGGCACGTACGGCTACGTGAAGCTGGGAGCGGTCCTCGGCGTCGATGCGACCAGTGTGCGGCGCAAGCTCCTGACCAAGATCGAGACCGGCGCGCGGGTGGATCGGGGCGCGGGCTTCAGCGGCTACTACTACTCGTCGCCGAGCGAGCTGCACCTGTCCTGGCAGAACGTGCTGATCGGATCACCGGCAGGACCGTGTCCCGCGTGGTTCTTCCCCGCGGCGTCGTCGACGTGGGTGATCCAGGTGCACGGGCGGGGTGCAACGCGCGTCGAATGCCTGCGAGCGGTTCCGGTCCTGCACGCGGCGGGGTTCCCCAACCTCGTCGTCTCGTACCGGAACGACACCGAGGCGCCGCGCAGCCGGGCGGGTGCCTACGCTCTCGGGACCGCGGAATGGCGCGACGTGGATGCGGCGATCGCCTATGCGCTGCGCCACGGGGCCGAGCGTGTGATCCTGATGGGCTGGTCCATGGGCGGCGCCGTCTCCCTGCAGGCGTCGGTCAACTCGAGCTACCGGGATCGCATCGTCGGCCTGATCCTCGAGTCGCCGGTCGTCGACTGGCGCACGGTGCTGAGGTTCCAGGCGCGGATCGCGGGAGTCCGTGCTCCGCTGCCGGAGCTGGCGATGAGTGCCCTGCAGCGGCCTCTCACCGCCCGCATCAGCGGTGCGGACGACGCGATCTCGTTCGACCGCCTCGACATGGTCGCCCGGTCGGGGGAGCTGACCGCGCCGATGCTCATCCTCCACAGCGCCGACGACGGCTTCGTGCCGATCGACTCCTCCCTGGCGCTGCAGCGGGCGCGCCCCGATCTCGTGACCATGCCGGAGTTCAGCGTCGCACGGCACACGAAGATCTGGAACTACGACCAGCCCGGCTGGACGGCGGCGATCACCGACTGGCTCGAGGCGCAGGGTTTCAGCGCTTCTGCCTGACCTGTTTCTTCGCGCGCATCAGCATCCCGGTCATCCCGCCGATCCGCAGCGGTGAGACCGCCTTGGTGAGTCCGATGGACTGGGGGTAGTCGTCCGGGATGGCGAGCACCTCGTCGGAGGTGAGCCCGGTGAGGCCCTGGACGAGGATGCTGGCGAAACCGCGGGTGGTCGGCGCCTCCGGCGGCGCCGTCGCGTGCATGGTGACGATGTCGTCGTTCACCTCGACGTAGATGTAGACCGGGGACTGGCACTCCGCGACGCGCTCGTACATCTCCGGATGATTCGCGACCTCATCGGAGACGGCGGGCAGTTCGTCGGAGTACTCGAGCAGCAGCAGCAGCCGATCCGCTTCGGGGGTCTCCAGGAAGCCGTCGCGGATGTCGGCGAGGATGTCAGGAAGGTCGCTGGCGCTCATCCCTGACATCCTCCCATGTTCAGAGCGCGCCGGGCTCGGCGCCCGTCACGATCGGGACCCGGACCGCGCTGCCCCACTCCGTCCAGGAGCCGTCGTAGTTGCGCACGTTCTCGAAGCCGAGCAGGTGCGTGAGCACGAACCAGGTGTGGCTCGAGCGCTCACCGATCCGGCAGTAGGCGACGACGTCGTCGCCGTCCTTCAGGCCGGCGCCGTCGCGGTAGATCGCGTCGAGCTCAGCGCGGCTCTTGAATCCACCGTCCTCCGCGACGGCCTTGGCCCACGGCACGCTCTGCGCGGTGGGGATGTGCCCGGCGCGCAGGGCGCCCTCCTCGGGGTAGGCGGGCGCCGTGGTGCGCTCACCGCTGTACTCCTCGGGCGAGCGCACGTCGATCAGCGGGTTGCCGATGTGTGCGAGGACGTCCTCCTTGTAGGCGCGGATCGCGGAGTCGTCGCGCTCGACGACGGGGTACTCGGTCGCGGGGCGCGTGGTGGCCTCGCGTGTGAGCTCGCGTCCCTCGGAGATCCAGCGGTCGCGGCCGCCGTCGAGCAGTCGCACGTCCTCGTGTCCGAAGAGGGAGAAGACCCAGAGGGCGTAAGCCGCCCACCAGTTGTTCTTGTCGCCGTAGATGACGACCGTGTCGTCACGGGCGATGCCCTTGCGGCTGAGGAGCTCGGCGAAGCCCTCGCCGTCGACGTAGTCGCGAACGACCGGGTCATTGAGCTCGGTGTGCCAGTCGACCTTGACCGCGCCGGGGATGTGGCCGGTCTCGTAGAGGAGCACATCCTCATCGGATTCGACCACGACGAGTCCGGGCGTTCCGAGTCGCTCCGCGAGCCATTCGGTTGTCACGAGGCGGCCGGGTTCGGCGTACTCGGCGAACTTGGGGGAGGAGGAATCGAACTCGATGGCCATGGGTTCTCCGAAGCATTGAGCGGACGAGGGGGTGGGTGCGAACGGCGTAGTGTTGAGCCGTCCCTTCGACGATAGATCCCCGCAGCGCGCCCTGCGCCCGAATCGTAAGACTTCGACACAGGTGCGCACCCGATTCAGGACCGTGATGACCGACACGACCAGCCGCACAGGAATCGTGCACCTCACCGAGCGCCAGCCCGCCGTCAGCGGACCCGAGATGCTGGCGAGCCTGGTGCCGCCGCCGCAGTTCGACACGGCCACGTTCGACAGTTATCGCGCGGATCCTGCCTATCCCTCCCAGGAGGAGGCCAAGGAGACGCTCATCCGCTTCGCCGGCCGCGGCGGTCCGGTGAAGCGCGGCGGGTTCTTCAGCCGTGCGAAGAAGGAGCCCGAGGTCAAGCCGGGGGTCTACCTCGACGGCGGCTTCGGCGTCGGCAAGACGCACCTCCTCGCGTCGATCTATCACGCCATGCCCGCACGCCGGAAGTACTTCGGCTCGTTCATCGAATACACCGCACTTGTCGGTGCGCTGGGCTACAAGAACACGGTCGACCTGCTCAAGGGCGCCGATCTCCTCTGCATCGACGAGTTCGAGCTCGACGATCCGGGCGACACCATGGTCATGACGCGCCTGCTGGGCGAGCTCGTCCCGACGGGCACCCGCCTGGCCGCGACCTCGAACACCCCTCCGAACGCTCTCGGCGAAGGACGTTTCGCCGCGCAGGACTTCCTTCGCGAGATCCACGCGATGTCCGACAGCTTCCAGACGATCCGCATCGACGGCGTCGACTTCCGGCAGCGCGCTCTCGACGGACACGCCGTCGTCCTCGACGACGAGGCCTACGACGCCGCGCGAGAGGCGGGCGCGACCGCCGGCACGGCATCCGACGACCGCTTCGATGATCTGATCCGTCACCTGGCCCAGGTGCATCCGTCTCGCTACATCCGGGTGATCGACGGACTCGACCAGGTCGGTCTCCGCGGCGTCCGCCAGCTGACGGACCAGTCCGAGGCGCTCCGGTTCGTCGCATTCGTGGATCGCGTGTACGACGCGCAGCTCCCGATCATCGCCACGGGCCTCGGTCTGGACTCCGTGTTCTCCGATGAGATGCTCGCCGGCGGATACCGCAAGAAGTACCTCCGCGCCATCTCGCGACTGAACGCGCTGACGCATTCTGCGTGAGCCCGCAGGCCCGTGTAACGCGATGTTCACACCCGGAGCCCTTCTGTAACACCGGGGAAACAAACCTCACGCATGCGCGAAACCGCGCGTCGTCACACTGAAGCTCTCAATTACTTCGGATGTGAGGTTTTCCTATGGATGCTCCCGGCAACATCTCGTGGGCGATCACCGCGACAGCGCTGGTCCTGCTCATGACGCCTGG
Coding sequences within it:
- a CDS encoding thiolase family protein — protein: MAEISDVFFVDGVRTPFGRAGEKGMYWNTRADDLAVKATIGLMERNAAVPADRIDDVAIAATSQTGDQGLTLGRSVAILAGLPQTVPGLAVERMCAGAMTSVTTMGASIGVGMYDFALAGGVEHMGHHPIGGNADPNPRFVAEKMVEPGALNMGVTAERIFDRFPHLTKERSDRFGMLSQHKVQAAYDAGKIQPDLVSVATKGADGAWGLATEDEGRRPQTTMEDLAALKTPFRPHGRVTAGTSSPLTDGATMSLLAGGGAVKEFGLAPKMRMVSFAFAGVQPEIMGIGPIPSTEKALKKAGLQISDIGLFELNEAFAIQVISLLDHFGIADDDPRVNQWGGAIALGHPLAASGVRLMIQLAAQFAERPDVRYGLTAMCVGLGQGGSVIWENPHYDGKKKK
- a CDS encoding SufE family protein, producing the protein MSASDLPDILADIRDGFLETPEADRLLLLLEYSDELPAVSDEVANHPEMYERVAECQSPVYIYVEVNDDIVTMHATAPPEAPTTRGFASILVQGLTGLTSDEVLAIPDDYPQSIGLTKAVSPLRIGGMTGMLMRAKKQVRQKR
- a CDS encoding DUF3000 domain-containing protein, producing MTAHPDAGTPFDSAMAELRETAFRDDITVREISTPQGLAPFAVALAADVRPEGDGESIYGTGRFVLLHDPDEPGAWGGAWRIVIFAQAPLESEIGTDPLLADVTWSWLVDALDSREAIYHSASGTSTKTLSKGFGGLAVEGDGAQIELRASWTPDGPFRPHVEAWAELVGMLAGLPPGSEGIAVIGARKAARD
- a CDS encoding alpha/beta hydrolase family protein; its protein translation is MKSLRHAVALLVPAVLALGAALSFLVFGVARRVVTPMRRPVDTQILAVDTGAQTIELERTADTELPGRYGLFTTGTYGYVKLGAVLGVDATSVRRKLLTKIETGARVDRGAGFSGYYYSSPSELHLSWQNVLIGSPAGPCPAWFFPAASSTWVIQVHGRGATRVECLRAVPVLHAAGFPNLVVSYRNDTEAPRSRAGAYALGTAEWRDVDAAIAYALRHGAERVILMGWSMGGAVSLQASVNSSYRDRIVGLILESPVVDWRTVLRFQARIAGVRAPLPELAMSALQRPLTARISGADDAISFDRLDMVARSGELTAPMLILHSADDGFVPIDSSLALQRARPDLVTMPEFSVARHTKIWNYDQPGWTAAITDWLEAQGFSASA
- a CDS encoding ribonuclease D; this translates as MTEYSVISDVDEFRAACAALAAGTGPVAVDVERASGFRYSQRAYLVQVFRRDAGVFLFDPPELGDFSPLQEAIGETEWVFHAASQDLPSLRELHLEPPSIFDTELASRLLGHERVGLAAVVEDTLGITLKKEHSASDWSTRPLPDSWLDYAALDVLHLIDVRDALVAELEEQEKTEFAAEEFAATLTRLPKPPREDPWRRLSGLHQVRGARNLAVARSLWQARETFAQEQDVSPGRLVPDRSLVAAVMANPQSKQALAGVKEFQGRASRTQLDRWWQAIVDGRATEELPRERVPSDTLPPPRAWSDRNPEADARLKAARPVVEAVAEELGMPTENLLTPEFLRRVAWDAPGETAEDIGAALSALGARPWQIAQTAQKIAAAFVEATQSPDTTPAPAS
- the zapE gene encoding cell division protein ZapE, which codes for MTDTTSRTGIVHLTERQPAVSGPEMLASLVPPPQFDTATFDSYRADPAYPSQEEAKETLIRFAGRGGPVKRGGFFSRAKKEPEVKPGVYLDGGFGVGKTHLLASIYHAMPARRKYFGSFIEYTALVGALGYKNTVDLLKGADLLCIDEFELDDPGDTMVMTRLLGELVPTGTRLAATSNTPPNALGEGRFAAQDFLREIHAMSDSFQTIRIDGVDFRQRALDGHAVVLDDEAYDAAREAGATAGTASDDRFDDLIRHLAQVHPSRYIRVIDGLDQVGLRGVRQLTDQSEALRFVAFVDRVYDAQLPIIATGLGLDSVFSDEMLAGGYRKKYLRAISRLNALTHSA
- a CDS encoding sulfurtransferase, producing MAIEFDSSSPKFAEYAEPGRLVTTEWLAERLGTPGLVVVESDEDVLLYETGHIPGAVKVDWHTELNDPVVRDYVDGEGFAELLSRKGIARDDTVVIYGDKNNWWAAYALWVFSLFGHEDVRLLDGGRDRWISEGRELTREATTRPATEYPVVERDDSAIRAYKEDVLAHIGNPLIDVRSPEEYSGERTTAPAYPEEGALRAGHIPTAQSVPWAKAVAEDGGFKSRAELDAIYRDGAGLKDGDDVVAYCRIGERSSHTWFVLTHLLGFENVRNYDGSWTEWGSAVRVPIVTGAEPGAL